DNA sequence from the Pseudoduganella plicata genome:
CGAGGCGGAACTGATCGCCTTCATGAAGCAGTGGGTCCCCGCCGGCAAGTCGCCGATGTGCGGCAACACGATCGGCCAGGACCGCCGTTTCATGGTGCGCTACATGCCGAAGCTGGAAGCGTTCTTCCACTACCGTAATGTCGACGTGTCGACGCTGAAGGAACTGTGCCGCCGCTGGAATCCGGCCGTCGTTTCCGGGTTCAAGAAGGCGCAGAAGCATACGGCATTGGCCGACATCCTCGAATCGATCGAAGAGCTGAAGTATTACCGCGAGCACTTCATCAAGCTGTAAGCGCGCGACGACGGCAAGCAGCGGGTATGCGGACTTTGCGGCTGCGCATGCCGTCGCAGGTGTTGACAGTCGGGTTCGATCGGGATTGCCTCGGAGCAGGTGAGCCAATCGAATCAATGACTTGGCCGCATGGCACGGGTGTTGCAGAGTTGGCTGCGCAGTACAACCTGTTCTTCACCCAACCCGGAGGCTTGCAATGAAACTCTTCAGCAAATTGGCCGCCGCCGCGGTGTGCGCGCTTGCCGCGTCCACCGCCAGCGCGGACTTCCTCGACAGCCACATCTCGTTCCACAACGACGTCATCTACCACAGCTTTATCCTCGAGCAATCGGGGGGCCTGACGGCGTGGACCGATTCGTACGGACTCGATCCCGCCGACCCTGCCAACTTCGATCCGATCGTGTCGCTGTGGCGCGAAGGCGTGCTGGTGGCGTCCAATGATGACAACGACTCCATCCGTCCGGGCGAGCAGGGCATCTACGACGCCGGCTTCATCGCCTACGGCCTGACACCGGGCTCGTACCTGTTTACCATCAGCGCCTATGACAACTTCGCGCTGGGCACCACGCTGGGCGCGGGCTTCCTGCGCGACGGCGAGACGCCAATTGTGCTGGCCAACTGGTGCGAGCCGGCCGGCGTCTGCAATCCGGGCGAATTTGTCCGGCTGAACTGGGCGGTGACGCCCGTGCCTGAACCCACCACGTGGGCGATGCTGGCGGCCGGGCTGGCGCTGGCCGGCGCGGCGGCACGGCGCCGACGCGGCTGAACTCAGCCTGCTGGCCCTGCCGGACACGTGCCGAGGGGCCGGCAGTGGGAAGCGGTCCCCGGACAGTCGCCAAATCTTACAGCGGTGTCGGCCTGGCTGATAGTGCCGTAGGAATTCTCCCAACTTTTCAAGTACTTGGACCAGCTGCCTGGACGTGGCACGGTTGTTGCAAAAGTGACTGCGCAGTCATTCACCACCTCAACAACGGGAGCGCTTATGAAACACCTCTGCAAGTCCGCCATTGCCATCCTGTGCGCCAGCGCCGCGTGCCTGGCGCATGCGGATTCCTTCGAGGCCCAGATCGCCTATCACAACGATGTCGTCTACCACACGATCACACTGATGCAATCGGCCAACCTGCTGGCCTGGACAGATTCCTACCAGGACGGCACGAACTTCGATCCCATCGTCGCCATCTGGCGCGATGACGTGCGCCTGGCGGAAAACGACGACGCACCCTGGGTCGGCCCAGGGCAGACCAAATACGATTCCGGCTTCGGCCTGTTCGGGCTGGAAGCGGGCACGTACGTGTTCACCATCACGGCGTTCGATAACTTCTCCAACGGCGGATTATTGAGCGCCGGCTTCGCGTTCGACAGCCAGGACCCCATCCCGCTGAGCGAGTGGTGCGAGCCGTCGAACCACTGCGGGATGGGACCCGCGGTCAGGCTGAACTGGACGGTGACACCGGTGCCGGAACCGACGACGTACTCGATGCTGGCGGCCGGGCTGGTGCTGGCCGGCGTGGCGGCGCGGCGCCGGCGCGGCTGAGGTGGGGAGGCGCCTGCCCCGGGCACAGGCAGGCGCCTTTTCAGGCGATTGGTGTTTCCGAGCGCGGCTTACTGTTCCGCGCCGCAGCACTTCTTGAATTTCTTGCCGCTGCCGCAAGGGCAGTCGTCGTTGCGGCCGACCTTCGGCTCGTCGCGCTTGACGGTGCCGACGGGCGCCTTGCTGCGCGGTACCCAGAACTTGTGGATTGCCGGCAGGTTGGCCTCGATCTCCAGCGCCAGCTTGTGCGCCTTGACCGGGTCTTCCACTTCCGGCAGCTCTTCTTCCTTGATCTCGTCGGCGCCCAGCAGGTAGATCGGGCGCATCAGGTCGCCAATCTCCGAATCGAAGATCTCGTCCCACGAGCCAGGGCGCAGTTCCATCCCTTCCCAGAAGCCCCAGCACCACGCTTCCGCGTCGATCAGCGTCTGGCCCTCGTGTTCGTGCTCGACGAACAGCGGCTCGAATTCCTTCGGCGCCACTTCGAACGTCACCAGCACTTCGTTCATGAAGCGCATGATCAGGTTGACGATGCGCTCTTCTTCCTTGCCGTTCTTGAATTTCGGCGCCTGCTTGCCATCTTCGCCCCACACGCGCGGCAGCCATTCGGACGGCATGACGGTTTCCGGCCCGATGGCGATGGCCGTCAGGTAGCCGTGCAGGTGGTCCATCGTCATCGAGTCTTCCGGGCTGCGGTCGCCCAGCAGGAATTGATCCAGTTCGTCGAAATCTTTTTCGGAGAGGGGCTGGTCGAGTTGCATGATGTGCTCTGTTCTGTTCAAAGTAATCCGACAGTATACGCCCTGCGCCTTACAATGGCGACATGACGCAGCCAGACGACACTACCCTACATCCATTCGCCGCCCTGGACCCGGACCGGGTGCTGGACGCACTTGCCAGCGTGGGCCTGCACGGCGACGGCCGCCTGCTGGCGCTGAACAGCTACGAAAACCGCGTGTATCAGGTGGGCATCGAGGACGGCAAGCCCGTGGTCGCGAAATTCTATCGTCCGGGGCGGTGGAGCGATGCCGCCATCCTGGAAGAACACGCATTCATGGCGGAACTGCAGGACAAGGAAATTCCCGTGGTGCCGGCGCAGATCCTGGACGGCCGCACGCTGCACGAGTTCGAGGGCTATCGCTTCGCCGTGTTCGAACGCCATGGCGGCCGGGCGCCGGAACTGGATCGTCGCGACGTGCTGGAGTGGACCGGCCGCTTCATCGGCCGCATCCATGCCGTCGGCACCGCGCGGCCCTTTGCCGAACGCCCTGCGCTGGACGTACAGACGTTCGGCGTCGAATCGCGCGACTACCTGCTGGCACAGGGCTTCATTCCCCCGGAACTGGTGGACGCGTATCGCACTATCGCCGACCAGGCACTCGACGGCGTGCGTCGCTGCCATGACCGGGCCGGCGACGTGACGCTGTTGCGCCTGCACGGCGACTGCCACGGCGGCAACGTGCTGTGGACCGACGCGGGCCCGCACTTTGTCGACTTCGACGATGCACGCATGGGACCGGCGGTGCAGGACCTGTGGATGATGCTGTCGGGCGAGCGGGGCGACATGGTGCGCCAGCTGTCCGACATCCTGGCCGGCTACGAGGACTTCTGCGAGTTCGATGCGCGCCAGTTGCATCTGGTGGAAGCGCTGCGCACGCTGCGGCTGATGCATTACGCCGCCTGGCTGGCGCGGCGCTGGGACGATCCCGCGTTCCCGGCCGCCTTCCCGTGGTTTAACACCCAACGTTATTGGCAGGACCGCATCCTCGAATTGCGCGAACAGGTGGCGCTGATGGACGAGCCCCCGCTGTGGGCCGCCTGATGCCGGGCTGACAATGCCGCGGCGCCGCCCAATCCGTGAATTGGGCGGGAAAACCCGTTCTGCTCGCCCGCTTGGCGTCTGCGGACGAGCCTGATAATGGGAACTCGGAAATCCATTCACGAGAACCCCATGCACGCACAACTGGCACCATCGCTCCAAGCTGACTACTCCGCTGCTCTGCCGGAAGACGAGGCATTCGAGGTCGTCGCGGCCATGGACGACGACGGCAAGCCGAACCGTGCCGCCATGGAAATGCGTGCCATCCAGCAGGCCATCGCCCGCGTGGAAGCGGAGGCGAAGGCCGCGTGCGCCGCCGAGAACCGCGCTCACGCCGAAGCGCGTGCCCGTTCGCTGGCGGAAGACCGGGCCGCGATGGACACGGCCGCGGCTGCCGTCGCACTGCAGAACGCACAAGCTGCCGAGGACTCGATTGCCGCCAACCGCGAGCGCCTGGAAAGCCTGCGCGCCGCGGCCCAGGCCAGCGTGGCACGGCTGGAAGCGGTAAAACAGGAAACGGCGGAACTGCGCGCCCGCGTGGAAGCGGACAACCAGATCCGCCAAGCCGCCGAGGCACGCGCCCGCGCCGAAGAGGAAAGCCGCCGCCGCGCCGCCGAGCAAATGGAAGCGGAAGCGCAACTGGCCGAGCAGGCGTCGCGCGCCGCCGACGAGCTGAAAAAGCACACCGAAGCGGCGCGCATGCAGGCGGCCGAGCGGGTCGCCGCCGTGCAGGCCGCGAAGGAAGAGGTCGTCGGCATCGCCAGCGCCGATGCGCGCATGGCAACGCTGGCGCGCGAGCGCGAGCGTCAGGCCTACGGCGCGCGCCGGACGGCGCAGCAGCTTGTCGAAGTGGAGGCCGAAGCGCTGGAAGCGACGCGCCAGCGCGAGCGCGCCGACCAGGTCGCGCTGGAATCGGCCTTCAACCGCGCCGCCGCCGAAGTGCGCGCCGCCGAGGAAGCCCGTGCGCTGGCTCACCTGGAGCAGGAACGTGAAGCGATTGCGCTGGCGAAGGCCGAGTCCGACCGCAGCGCGGCCATGTCGCTGCACATGCGCCTGCAGACCGAAAAAGAGATCCGCGATGCCGCCCAGCACCGCGAGCGCCTGGAAACGATGGCCGCCAACAACGCGCAGGCCCGCCGCGATGCCGATGCCCGCATCATGGCCGCAACGGAAGCACGGCTCGATGCCGACCGCGAACTGTACGTCGTCGCCCAGGGCCGCCTGCAGGCCGAGCAGCAGGCCGAGCTGGAAACCCGCGCCCGCGTCGAAGCGGAAGCCGTGGCGACGGAACAGGCCCGCCTGCGCCGTGCCGCCGAGCAGGCCGCCGCCGAGGCCGCCCGCCTGGATGCGGAAGAACACCAGCGCGCCACCGTCATCGCCGGCGAACAGGCAGCGCAGCAGCGCGCCGCCGCAGAAGCGGTGCAGGCCCGCAACGATGCCGAAATGCGCGAATTGACCCTGTTGACGGAACACGCCGCCGAGCAGGAAGCCGCCAACGCCGTCGCGCAGGAAAAAGCCGGCCAGGCGGCTCGCCTGCTGGCCGCGGAACAGGCCCGCGCCGCTGCCGAACGCTCCGCCGTGGAAGCGCTGAAGACGCGCCTGGCGGAAGAGGAGCGTGCCGCTGCCGCTGCCGAAGCGCGCGCCGCCGCCGAGCGCGAACAGGCCGCAGCGTTTGCCCGCAATGCCGCCGCCGAGGCACTGCGCCAGAACGCCGCGCAGGAAGAAGCGGCCGCCCTGCGCGCGCTGGCCGAACAGAACGAAGTGGAAGCGCAGCAGAAAAGCCTGGCCGCCCAGGCCGCCACGGCCCAGGCGCGCCTGGCGGTCGAACTGTCGGAAGTGCACAAGGAACGCGCCCGCGTCGAGCAGGAAAAGGCCGCCGCAGCGGCGGCCCTGCTGCAGGCCGAGCGCGAGTACGTACAGAAAGAACAGCATGCCAAGGCGGTGCTGGAAACCCGCCTGGCGCAGGAGCAGGCCGCAGCGGCGGCCGAAGAGCGCGCCGCCCGCGCCATCGAGAACCGCCTGGCGGCGCAGGCCGCCGCCGTGCGTGCCGTGGAAGAACGTGCTGCGGCCGAAGAACAGGAAGCCGAAGCGGCACGCCTGCAGGCGCAAGCGGAACAGGAAGCCGCCCGTGCCGCGCAGGACAAGGCCGCCCGGCAAGAGGCGCTGATGGCCACCGCGCAAGCCCATGCGGCGCTGCAGCGCAAGGCCGCCGACGCCGCCCATCTGCTGCTGGTGGCCAAGCGCAAGCAGCTGGACGCCGCGGCTTGAGAGTCGCAGGGGTCTGTCCCCGCGACGTGATGGCTTGAGCGCTTGCAGGGGTCTGTCCCCGCCAAGTGATGGCCTGAGCGCTCGCCAGCGGCGGGCTCAGGGGACCGACGCCGGTTTTTGCAGTACGTCTCGGGCGAATCCGGGACTGTCCCGGAAAGCGCCGACTAACCGGAGCCTGTCACCGGTTTTTACTGCAGCACGACCTTCTCGACGTAATACTCCGACTCCCCAAAGCACTGCGTCGGCACACCCTTGTGCTGGGCGTACGACAGCGTCACGCGCTTGCCCATGGCGGACGACAGCTGCGCCGCGATGGCGTCGTCGCGCACGCTGAACTCGAACTTCTCGGGAATCGCGCCCGGCATCGACGTCAGGAGTATTTCGCCTTCCCACGTCTTGCAGATCCAGCCCCGCTTCGAGAACTTCTGCAGGAAGCCGGCCCGTTCGCCTTCGGAATACGAAAAGTTGAGCGAAACCATCGCCCAGGCCCACAGGATGAGGACGGCCGCCACGATCAGGCCGATGAGGATAAGAACGATGCGCGAGGAGCGTGTCATGGTATGCCCGAGTTAAAAAGCGTGATCTTACTTCATCATTATTGCGCCGTGCGCATCTCTTTGCGGTACTTCAGCGACGACCACAGCGAGACAACGATAAACCCCACCCCGGACAGCCCCGTGAACCACTCCGGGATGTGGTATTTCACGCTGGCGAACATGATGACGGCCAGGATGCCGATGGCCCAGTGGGCCCCGTGCTCCAGGTAGACGAACTCGTCCAGCGTGCCCTTGTGCACCAGGTACACCGTTACCGAACGCACGTACATGGCGCCGATGGCCAGGCCCAGCATGATGATGACGACGTCGCTGGTGATGGCGAACGCGCCGATCACGCCGTCAAAGCTGAACGACGCGTCCAGCACTTCCAGGTAGAGGAAGCCGCCGATGCTGCCGCGCTGCACGATCTTGCCCAGGTCGGCGTCGTGCTCCTCCTCTTCCAGCAGGCTCGACAGCCAGCCGACGGCAAGGTAGATGGCGATGCCCACCATGCCCGCGTACAGCACGGGAAACTGCTTTTCGGCCGGCACCAGTTCCACGGCAACGAACACGGCCACCAGTGCCAGCAGCACGGCCAGCCCTTCGGTGCCGATGCGGCCGGCCTTTTCCTCGATCCAGCCGATCCAGTGCATGTCCTTTTCTTCGTCGAAGAGGAAGTTCAGGAACACCAGCAGCAGGAAGGCGCCGCCGAACGCGGCCACTTCGGCATGCACGTCCATCAGGTGGCGCGAATATTCCTGCGGCGTCGTGGTGGCCATCGTCCACACCTGGAACATGTCCAGGCCCGTCGCCACGGCCACGATGGCCAGCGGGAAGACCAGCCGCATGCCGAACACGGCCACCAGGATGCCGACCGTCAGGAACAGCTTCTGCCAGAACGGGTTCCAGTTCTTCAGCACGGACGCGTTGACGACGGCGTTGTCGAACGACAGCGAGACTTCCATGATGCCCAGCACGCCCGTGATCCACAGCGCCGTCAGCGCGCCGGCCACGCCGCCCTGGGTATAGCCCCACCAGCCCGCCAGTACCATCAATGCGACGGTGACGATGATCGAGATTCTGAAGTGCTTCATCCGATGCTTCCCCTTATATATATGTAATCGTCAGGCAGGCGATTCTACTTGACCTGCTTTTGCGGGGGAGCCGGCTTCTGCGATAATGGAGAATTGCTCATCTGGACACACCATGGACATCGCGCATCTGGACCTCGCCTACCTCGTCACGCCATTGATCACCTGGATCACCGTCGGCCCGATCAAATTCCTGATCAACAGCATCAAGGCGCGGCAATGGGCGTTCAACCTCGTCGGCAACGGCGGCTTCCCTTCCAACCACAGCGCCGTCGTGTCGAGCATGGCGACATTGATCGCACTGCGCGAAGGCATCGGCCATCCGGCGTTCGGCGTGGCCGTCACGCTGTGCTTCATCGTCATCATCGACGCCAACAGCCTGCGCCAGCACGTGGGCCGGCAGGCGGCTGCCATCAACCGGCTGGCAGGCGACAAGAGCCTGCGCGAACGGATGGGGCACACCGTTGTCGAGATCATCGGCGGGCTGTGCACCGGCGTCATCATCGGCCACGTCGTTCACGCCATCTTCTCCCGCTGAGTACCCGGGCAGGGCTCGTTCTTCGCCGGCGAGGCAGGGAACGCGCCCGCTGCCTGCCGTCCCTTCTTCCCTCCCATCCGTTTCATCCGCGTTTTTCCGCACTCCAGCCACAAAATCGGGCGTTTCGGCGCACCGCGAATTGACCTGCGCCCGGCGCTCGGGGATACTCTTCGGCTGTTATCCTGATAACAAAAATGCCGGGCTGCCACGCATGGCCGAGCAGCCCGCTCCCATAATAAATAAGCAGTACGTCCGTAAGCAGTACGTCTGAAGCGGTCCAAAACTTCCGGAGATAGTCCATGTTGCGAAATACCCTGTTAGCCATCGCCATCGCCACGGCGCTCGTCGCCTGCGGCAAGCCGGATGGGGCAAGTCCGGCCGGCGCGTCCGACGCCAGCGCCTCCACCAAGGGCAAGGGCGACGACAAGAAGCTCCCGCGACTGCTGATCGCTCCGGAAGACCTGCTGACGGTGCAGAGCAACGCACTGGCGTCCGGTCCCGTCATCACGGGCTCGATCCAGCCCGAACGCAAGGCCGACCTGCGCGCCGAAGTGGGCGCCGTCGTGCTGCAGGTGCTGAAGGAAAACGGCGAGGTCGTGCGCAAGGGCG
Encoded proteins:
- a CDS encoding DVUA0089 family protein, translated to MKLFSKLAAAAVCALAASTASADFLDSHISFHNDVIYHSFILEQSGGLTAWTDSYGLDPADPANFDPIVSLWREGVLVASNDDNDSIRPGEQGIYDAGFIAYGLTPGSYLFTISAYDNFALGTTLGAGFLRDGETPIVLANWCEPAGVCNPGEFVRLNWAVTPVPEPTTWAMLAAGLALAGAAARRRRG
- a CDS encoding DUF475 domain-containing protein — translated: MKHFRISIIVTVALMVLAGWWGYTQGGVAGALTALWITGVLGIMEVSLSFDNAVVNASVLKNWNPFWQKLFLTVGILVAVFGMRLVFPLAIVAVATGLDMFQVWTMATTTPQEYSRHLMDVHAEVAAFGGAFLLLVFLNFLFDEEKDMHWIGWIEEKAGRIGTEGLAVLLALVAVFVAVELVPAEKQFPVLYAGMVGIAIYLAVGWLSSLLEEEEHDADLGKIVQRGSIGGFLYLEVLDASFSFDGVIGAFAITSDVVIIMLGLAIGAMYVRSVTVYLVHKGTLDEFVYLEHGAHWAIGILAVIMFASVKYHIPEWFTGLSGVGFIVVSLWSSLKYRKEMRTAQ
- a CDS encoding DVUA0089 family protein, with the translated sequence MKHLCKSAIAILCASAACLAHADSFEAQIAYHNDVVYHTITLMQSANLLAWTDSYQDGTNFDPIVAIWRDDVRLAENDDAPWVGPGQTKYDSGFGLFGLEAGTYVFTITAFDNFSNGGLLSAGFAFDSQDPIPLSEWCEPSNHCGMGPAVRLNWTVTPVPEPTTYSMLAAGLVLAGVAARRRRG
- a CDS encoding divergent PAP2 family protein; translation: MDLAYLVTPLITWITVGPIKFLINSIKARQWAFNLVGNGGFPSNHSAVVSSMATLIALREGIGHPAFGVAVTLCFIVIIDANSLRQHVGRQAAAINRLAGDKSLRERMGHTVVEIIGGLCTGVIIGHVVHAIFSR
- a CDS encoding serine/threonine protein kinase, with protein sequence MTQPDDTTLHPFAALDPDRVLDALASVGLHGDGRLLALNSYENRVYQVGIEDGKPVVAKFYRPGRWSDAAILEEHAFMAELQDKEIPVVPAQILDGRTLHEFEGYRFAVFERHGGRAPELDRRDVLEWTGRFIGRIHAVGTARPFAERPALDVQTFGVESRDYLLAQGFIPPELVDAYRTIADQALDGVRRCHDRAGDVTLLRLHGDCHGGNVLWTDAGPHFVDFDDARMGPAVQDLWMMLSGERGDMVRQLSDILAGYEDFCEFDARQLHLVEALRTLRLMHYAAWLARRWDDPAFPAAFPWFNTQRYWQDRILELREQVALMDEPPLWAA
- a CDS encoding UPF0149 family protein; amino-acid sequence: MQLDQPLSEKDFDELDQFLLGDRSPEDSMTMDHLHGYLTAIAIGPETVMPSEWLPRVWGEDGKQAPKFKNGKEEERIVNLIMRFMNEVLVTFEVAPKEFEPLFVEHEHEGQTLIDAEAWCWGFWEGMELRPGSWDEIFDSEIGDLMRPIYLLGADEIKEEELPEVEDPVKAHKLALEIEANLPAIHKFWVPRSKAPVGTVKRDEPKVGRNDDCPCGSGKKFKKCCGAEQ